One genomic segment of Desulforamulus reducens MI-1 includes these proteins:
- a CDS encoding PucR family transcriptional regulator, with protein sequence MGVSIRDTLSLDILKGAKVIAGQRGFNRLIKRVSVIECPDCQDYKELLREGDFFLTSFYAVKDDPGLLAITVSTIIESGSSGLCLLDLYMEDLPEEIKALANRKNFPIIMISKDLPYAEIITEIMDLIIQNKENIIVEMQVDKLLLEKDGSSIKGLALQINNKFCNNVAAIFITSKQGVKRRLLNLKESFQGQESWSVISYKRGILLLISTPYQVENHQSIKELNSIIQTIEGTTKNYYLGISRHYSGLENLGLCIKEAMHANELGEKVLEQKITMYKDLGVYRVLSVVKETPELKEFHDEIILPLQEYDRKNNMNLFKTAVSYIENDGDVNKTAQELFQHRNTIRYRLMKIKEILKMEGLEGSFYEQLSVAIKIHKML encoded by the coding sequence ATGGGGGTAAGTATCAGGGATACCTTGAGTTTGGACATTCTTAAAGGTGCCAAGGTTATCGCCGGGCAAAGGGGCTTTAATCGTCTGATCAAAAGGGTGAGCGTCATTGAGTGTCCGGACTGTCAGGATTACAAAGAACTTTTAAGAGAGGGAGATTTCTTTCTAACAAGTTTTTATGCCGTAAAGGATGATCCGGGGCTTTTAGCCATAACAGTATCGACAATCATTGAGTCCGGTTCCAGCGGGTTGTGTTTGTTGGATCTTTATATGGAAGATCTACCCGAAGAAATTAAAGCACTGGCCAACCGCAAAAATTTTCCTATTATTATGATCTCAAAAGATTTGCCCTATGCAGAGATTATTACAGAGATTATGGATTTAATTATCCAGAACAAAGAAAATATTATTGTAGAAATGCAAGTGGATAAGTTATTGCTGGAAAAAGATGGAAGCAGTATAAAAGGTTTAGCACTTCAGATTAATAATAAATTTTGTAATAATGTTGCTGCCATTTTTATTACCAGCAAGCAAGGGGTAAAAAGACGCCTTTTAAACTTGAAGGAGAGTTTTCAGGGGCAGGAAAGTTGGTCGGTCATTTCCTATAAGAGGGGTATTCTGCTGTTAATCAGTACACCCTATCAGGTGGAGAACCACCAATCAATAAAAGAGCTAAATTCTATTATCCAAACCATTGAGGGGACAACTAAAAACTATTATTTGGGGATTAGTAGACATTATTCAGGTCTTGAAAACCTAGGCCTGTGTATTAAAGAGGCAATGCATGCCAATGAACTAGGTGAAAAAGTTTTAGAGCAAAAAATAACCATGTACAAGGACCTTGGAGTTTACCGGGTTTTATCTGTGGTTAAAGAAACCCCTGAATTGAAAGAGTTTCATGATGAAATCATCTTACCTTTACAGGAATACGACCGTAAAAACAATATGAATTTATTTAAGACCGCAGTATCCTATATCGAAAATGACGGGGATGTAAATAAAACAGCCCAGGAACTTTTTCAGCATAGAAATACTATCCGCTATCGTTTGATGAAGATCAAAGAAATTTTAAAGATGGAAGGCTTAGAAGGAAGTTTTTATGAACAATTATCAGTAGCGATCAAAATTCATAAGATGTTATAG
- a CDS encoding ABC transporter substrate-binding protein: protein MSNKRTKLMVAIVLLVFALTVVTGCGGGNQGGSGGQKAKIAYYAFNSEPVLDWDPSVEFSNGIAVMNNIYETLLRFDPEQNKIIPILAEEYSKSEDGLTWVFKLRKGVKFHDGTEMKADAVKYSIERTKKINKGAAYIWDSVKEINIKDDYTVEFKLSYAAPVDLIASCGYAAFIMSPKIAEQPEGWFSQGNEAGTGPYKLQSTKKGEEVVLTRFDEYWKGWEGNHFDKVIVKKVPETASRRQLVEKGEADVTIELPYEDVEALKNNADVQILDAPAFQNLFFCFNTEKEPLNNKLVRQALSYAFPYEDVVKYAMGNYATQAKGPIPYGHWGHGDNLFQYKHDLNKAKELLAQAGIPNGGFKLLLTYMSGDEAEKKTAELYKAELAKLNIELEVRGMPWDSQWELAKSKDAKSRQDILGMYWWVDYASPYSWLYSLYHSEKDPLFNLNYYKNEKFDQLIDEANSKSGIDRAAAEQMYIEAQKMLIEDAPSIFTYDKKYVWVHNKQFKGLKSNAAYPNTIFFYDTYRE, encoded by the coding sequence ATGAGTAATAAAAGAACGAAATTAATGGTAGCCATTGTGTTGCTGGTCTTTGCACTTACGGTTGTTACAGGTTGCGGAGGTGGAAATCAAGGAGGTTCCGGCGGGCAGAAGGCTAAAATTGCCTATTATGCCTTTAACAGTGAACCAGTGCTGGATTGGGATCCCAGTGTGGAGTTTTCCAATGGTATCGCAGTTATGAACAACATTTATGAAACCCTTTTAAGGTTTGATCCGGAGCAAAACAAAATCATTCCTATTCTTGCAGAGGAATATTCAAAATCAGAAGATGGTTTGACCTGGGTTTTCAAACTGAGAAAAGGTGTTAAATTCCATGACGGAACTGAAATGAAAGCCGATGCAGTTAAGTATTCCATTGAGAGAACAAAGAAAATAAACAAAGGTGCAGCCTATATTTGGGATTCCGTAAAGGAAATCAACATCAAGGATGATTACACAGTTGAGTTTAAATTGAGCTATGCGGCCCCGGTGGATTTAATTGCCAGTTGTGGTTATGCAGCCTTCATTATGTCACCAAAGATTGCTGAGCAGCCCGAAGGTTGGTTCTCCCAGGGAAATGAAGCAGGTACCGGCCCCTATAAGCTGCAAAGCACTAAGAAGGGCGAAGAAGTGGTACTGACTCGCTTTGATGAGTATTGGAAAGGCTGGGAAGGCAACCACTTTGATAAGGTGATTGTAAAGAAGGTTCCAGAAACTGCTTCCAGACGTCAGTTGGTTGAAAAGGGTGAGGCAGATGTAACCATTGAACTTCCCTATGAAGACGTTGAAGCGCTGAAGAACAATGCCGACGTACAAATACTGGATGCCCCTGCTTTCCAAAACCTATTCTTCTGCTTTAATACAGAAAAGGAACCGTTAAATAATAAACTTGTAAGGCAGGCCCTATCCTACGCTTTCCCCTATGAAGATGTAGTGAAATATGCCATGGGCAACTATGCTACCCAGGCCAAGGGGCCCATACCTTATGGGCACTGGGGACATGGAGACAACCTGTTCCAGTATAAGCACGATTTGAATAAAGCAAAGGAATTGTTGGCCCAGGCGGGCATCCCCAATGGTGGCTTCAAACTTCTCTTAACCTACATGTCCGGGGATGAAGCTGAAAAGAAAACAGCGGAGCTCTATAAAGCGGAACTGGCTAAGCTGAATATTGAATTGGAAGTAAGGGGCATGCCCTGGGATAGTCAGTGGGAGTTGGCCAAGAGCAAAGATGCCAAGAGCAGACAAGATATCTTAGGTATGTACTGGTGGGTGGATTATGCCAGCCCCTACAGTTGGTTGTACAGTCTATATCACTCCGAGAAGGATCCATTGTTTAACTTAAACTATTATAAAAACGAAAAGTTTGATCAGTTAATTGATGAAGCCAATAGTAAGAGCGGTATTGACAGAGCTGCGGCTGAACAAATGTATATTGAAGCGCAAAAGATGCTAATTGAAGATGCACCGTCCATTTTCACCTATGATAAGAAATATGTTTGGGTGCATAATAAGCAATTCAAAGGTCTCAAGAGCAATGCAGCCTACCCCAATACCATATTCTTTTATGATACTTACCGTGAATAA
- a CDS encoding ABC transporter permease, whose product MRSFILKRLGLGVLVLLGVITVTFFITRVIPSDPAAKWVGPRATPQQIEAARVELGLDQPLFIQFGKYVTDLSQGDFGKSLRSHQPVAEELKAYLPATIELVVLSTIIAIFVGIPLGVLSARRKDQLVDHFSRIFSVGAVSLPTFWVGLFLQLLFYRHLGFLPLGDQLSTDIKLLYEVPHITGFLLFDSFITGNFVILQDVLIHMILPGITIALYPLGLVARMTRSALLEILNEDYISAARSYGLPEGLVLWKYALKNSLGPTVTVVTLSIGYTLVNTFLIEAIFSWPGIGSYISSAVISLDYPAIMGVTIFSAIAYVFLNLVADFIIALDPRVRT is encoded by the coding sequence GTGCGTTCATTTATTCTTAAGAGACTGGGCTTGGGCGTGCTGGTTTTGTTAGGGGTTATTACCGTAACCTTTTTTATTACCAGGGTTATACCTTCGGACCCTGCGGCAAAATGGGTTGGCCCACGGGCCACACCTCAACAGATTGAAGCAGCAAGGGTTGAGTTAGGGTTGGATCAACCGCTCTTTATTCAATTTGGCAAGTACGTAACGGATTTAAGCCAAGGGGATTTTGGCAAATCCCTGCGCAGCCATCAACCGGTGGCAGAGGAACTCAAGGCCTATCTGCCTGCTACCATAGAATTGGTTGTATTATCAACCATCATCGCTATTTTCGTTGGGATTCCCCTGGGAGTCCTTTCGGCCAGAAGAAAAGACCAACTAGTGGACCATTTCAGTAGAATCTTTTCCGTGGGGGCCGTATCTCTCCCCACTTTCTGGGTTGGCCTCTTTTTACAACTGTTGTTTTATCGACACCTAGGGTTTCTTCCCCTGGGAGACCAGCTTAGCACAGATATAAAACTGCTTTATGAAGTGCCCCATATTACTGGCTTTCTGCTTTTTGACAGCTTTATTACAGGCAACTTTGTTATTCTGCAGGATGTTTTAATTCATATGATTTTACCGGGCATTACCATAGCCCTGTATCCCTTGGGTTTAGTGGCAAGAATGACCCGTTCTGCTTTGCTGGAAATTTTGAACGAGGACTATATCAGTGCCGCCAGGTCCTATGGTTTGCCAGAGGGTCTGGTTTTATGGAAATACGCCCTTAAGAATTCTCTGGGGCCCACCGTTACTGTGGTTACCCTTTCCATCGGCTATACACTGGTGAATACCTTTTTAATCGAAGCCATCTTCAGTTGGCCGGGCATTGGTAGTTATATATCTTCAGCAGTGATTAGTCTGGATTATCCCGCCATCATGGGTGTAACCATCTTTTCGGCCATTGCCTATGTATTTTTGAATTTAGTTGCTGACTTTATTATTGCGCTAGATCCACGTGTTCGCACTTAA
- the nikC gene encoding nickel transporter permease, which yields MSLTVVKALKPRIKEMRFSLYLLNRNKLTRLSLIIVLALLVMAMVAPLIVPYPQHISLETNPHDKLLAPSAQYFFGTDELGRDIFSRVLYGTRISLQTALLAVGLALCIGIPLGAIAGFFGGFIDELIMRITDIFLSFPPLLLAITIAAFMGPSLHNAMLAIALSWWPWYTRLIRGQAVSIRERQFVKAARAIGTPPFKIIFNHIVPNCIAPVIVQASMDIGGVILTIASLSFLGLGAQPPTPDWGLMVSTSRNYFLNAWWYSIFPGLAIFITVLVFNLLGDGLREIMDPKTRKL from the coding sequence ATGTCTTTAACTGTAGTAAAAGCTTTAAAACCACGGATTAAAGAAATGAGATTTTCTTTATATCTACTCAACAGAAACAAGCTCACCCGTTTATCGTTAATCATTGTATTGGCCTTACTGGTTATGGCCATGGTGGCTCCTTTGATTGTGCCCTATCCGCAGCATATCAGTCTGGAGACCAACCCCCATGATAAACTTCTGGCCCCATCGGCCCAATATTTTTTTGGTACCGATGAGCTAGGCAGAGATATCTTTAGCCGTGTCCTGTACGGTACTCGGATCTCTTTGCAGACAGCTTTGCTGGCAGTGGGATTGGCTTTATGTATTGGTATCCCCTTGGGTGCCATTGCTGGCTTCTTTGGTGGGTTTATTGATGAATTAATTATGCGAATCACCGATATTTTTCTCAGTTTCCCGCCACTGCTGTTAGCCATTACCATTGCTGCCTTTATGGGACCCAGTCTTCATAATGCCATGTTGGCCATTGCCCTATCCTGGTGGCCTTGGTATACCCGGCTTATTCGAGGACAGGCTGTTTCCATACGGGAAAGGCAGTTTGTTAAAGCAGCTCGGGCCATTGGAACTCCGCCTTTTAAAATTATTTTTAATCATATTGTTCCAAACTGTATTGCACCTGTTATCGTACAGGCATCAATGGATATTGGTGGCGTCATTCTAACCATCGCTTCCTTAAGTTTTCTGGGTTTAGGTGCACAACCCCCAACCCCTGACTGGGGACTGATGGTAAGTACCAGCCGGAATTACTTTTTAAATGCCTGGTGGTACAGTATTTTTCCAGGATTGGCCATCTTTATCACGGTACTAGTATTTAACCTGCTGGGTGATGGTTTGAGGGAAATCATGGATCCAAAAACCCGTAAGCTTTAG
- a CDS encoding ABC transporter ATP-binding protein, producing MNHYFEIKDLKVGFKTFEGQKRVLDIEHLAIQKGEAYGLIGESGSGKTVLALTILKLLTMPPAIVESGKILFNGMDLITKSEHDMRLIRGKKISMIFQDPMSTLNPVFTVGEQLRQVIQHNRGVAKKEAAKIALETIDLVKLPDAKSIIDKYPHELSGGQRQRIIIAIALSCGAELLIADEPTRNLDVTIQAGILKLIAELQRELKVSVLFIANNPGLVSAVCNHVAILQEGKIVEKGTVRDVLRNPIHPYTTALLNTIPKSKKEKIDLKKLIATDGAECNGGCTYYARCLKRQGNCQNQSPTLHPIEGTHFVACHLGLEGSEP from the coding sequence ATGAATCACTATTTCGAGATAAAAGATCTTAAAGTCGGTTTTAAAACCTTTGAGGGGCAAAAAAGGGTACTAGATATAGAGCATTTAGCTATCCAAAAGGGAGAGGCCTATGGTCTGATTGGCGAGAGTGGTTCTGGTAAAACCGTGCTTGCCCTCACTATTCTTAAACTTTTGACCATGCCCCCTGCCATTGTGGAAAGTGGGAAAATCCTTTTTAATGGCATGGACCTTATTACAAAGTCCGAGCATGATATGCGTTTAATCCGGGGTAAAAAAATCTCAATGATTTTCCAGGACCCCATGTCCACCTTAAATCCCGTTTTTACGGTAGGTGAACAATTACGTCAGGTTATTCAACACAACCGAGGTGTGGCCAAAAAAGAAGCAGCAAAAATTGCTCTGGAAACCATTGATTTGGTCAAGCTTCCCGATGCGAAAAGCATTATTGATAAATATCCCCACGAGTTAAGTGGTGGTCAACGTCAGCGCATTATTATTGCCATTGCCCTATCCTGTGGGGCGGAACTTCTCATTGCCGATGAACCCACAAGAAATTTAGATGTTACGATCCAGGCTGGCATTTTAAAGCTTATTGCTGAATTGCAAAGAGAGTTAAAGGTCTCCGTGTTGTTTATCGCCAATAACCCGGGACTTGTTTCTGCGGTATGTAACCATGTGGCCATTCTACAAGAAGGGAAAATTGTGGAAAAGGGTACAGTGCGTGATGTATTAAGAAATCCAATACATCCTTATACCACGGCCCTGCTGAATACCATACCCAAGAGTAAAAAGGAAAAAATTGATCTCAAGAAACTTATCGCAACCGATGGTGCAGAATGTAACGGGGGATGTACCTATTACGCTCGGTGCCTGAAGCGGCAAGGAAACTGTCAGAATCAAAGCCCTACGCTTCATCCCATAGAGGGAACCCATTTTGTTGCTTGTCACCTGGGGCTAGAAGGGAGTGAACCTTAA
- a CDS encoding ABC transporter ATP-binding protein: protein MSTPLLQVKDIKKHFPLRGDFLAKPTAWVKAVDGISFELEKGEVLGLVGESGCGKTTLVNVLLRLEEPTAGEVCFEGKNIFALNQKELRKLREHLQIVFQDPFWSLNPRLLIRDIVGEPLKVHGNPSTEELAEKVAELLEMVGLPRDGVYKYPHEFSGGQRQRIAIARSLALRPKFIVLDEPTSSIDVLSQAQILDILKDIKDQFGLTYILISHDLSVVNYMSDKIAVMYLGKLVEYGSADEVFNNPAHPYTRALFAAIPDIETEGVDSLVTLDENVPSAINPPAGCRFHTRCPEATPICQSKEPVLKNLGNQHLAACHKNNN, encoded by the coding sequence ATGAGTACGCCACTCTTACAGGTTAAGGATATTAAAAAGCACTTTCCTTTAAGGGGTGACTTTTTAGCAAAGCCAACTGCCTGGGTCAAAGCCGTGGATGGTATTAGTTTTGAACTGGAAAAGGGAGAAGTCTTAGGTTTAGTAGGGGAATCAGGCTGTGGTAAGACAACTCTGGTTAATGTGCTGTTGCGACTGGAAGAACCAACGGCCGGGGAAGTTTGTTTTGAAGGTAAGAATATCTTTGCCCTAAATCAAAAGGAATTAAGAAAGTTAAGAGAGCATCTGCAGATCGTTTTTCAGGATCCCTTTTGGTCCTTAAACCCCAGACTGTTGATTAGAGATATTGTGGGGGAACCTTTAAAGGTTCATGGCAATCCCTCCACGGAAGAATTAGCCGAAAAGGTTGCCGAACTATTAGAAATGGTAGGCTTACCCCGGGATGGTGTTTACAAATATCCCCATGAATTTAGTGGGGGGCAAAGACAAAGAATTGCCATTGCCCGGTCCCTGGCCCTGCGACCCAAATTTATTGTATTGGACGAGCCCACCTCTTCCATTGATGTTCTATCCCAAGCCCAAATTCTGGATATCTTAAAGGATATTAAGGACCAGTTTGGTTTGACCTATATCCTCATTTCCCATGACCTGAGCGTTGTAAACTATATGTCAGATAAAATTGCCGTTATGTATCTTGGTAAATTGGTGGAGTATGGGAGTGCAGACGAGGTGTTCAATAATCCGGCCCACCCCTATACCAGGGCATTGTTTGCTGCCATTCCGGATATCGAAACCGAAGGAGTCGATTCCCTGGTGACTCTGGATGAAAATGTGCCCAGTGCCATTAACCCACCGGCGGGATGCAGATTTCATACCCGATGTCCAGAAGCCACACCAATATGTCAATCCAAAGAACCTGTGTTAAAAAACTTAGGAAATCAACATTTGGCTGCCTGCCATAAAAATAACAACTAA
- a CDS encoding aminopeptidase gives MAKFYEYELQKAADVLMRHMFNLKPGETIVITADSESDERVVNATASSAFAVGAKPMVIWLPAPQGVGKAADPMLPVEALAGALSHADAWVEFNNQWLLYSTPFEMAFEKNKKLRYICLVGMDVDMMVRVIGRVDAKALSLFQHRVTDITAQAKRMRITTPAGTDLEYEFVPSRKIICDDGDVSTPGVHMLGGQISFFPDSESINGTLVFDGSLVPPCGLLKEPVVMKVDKGRVVEISGGQQAMEFKAWLESFDDPNMFRVAHGCYGFNPGAKLTGNILEDERVWGCTEWGLGYLSAEDGPPDGINAKSHCDGICLNSSVWLDGEQIMDKGAIVHPELKEMAERIKK, from the coding sequence ATGGCCAAGTTTTATGAATATGAGTTGCAGAAGGCGGCGGACGTTTTAATGCGGCATATGTTTAATCTCAAGCCCGGAGAAACAATCGTGATCACTGCTGACTCAGAATCCGATGAAAGGGTTGTCAATGCTACGGCCAGCAGCGCCTTTGCTGTGGGAGCAAAACCAATGGTTATCTGGTTGCCAGCTCCCCAGGGGGTAGGAAAAGCAGCGGACCCAATGCTACCGGTGGAAGCTCTGGCAGGGGCCTTAAGTCATGCCGATGCCTGGGTAGAGTTTAATAACCAGTGGTTGCTTTATTCAACCCCCTTTGAAATGGCCTTTGAGAAAAATAAAAAGCTCCGCTATATTTGCCTGGTGGGTATGGATGTGGACATGATGGTCAGGGTGATTGGCAGGGTTGATGCCAAGGCTTTGTCTTTATTCCAGCATAGGGTAACGGATATAACAGCCCAGGCAAAAAGGATGCGTATCACAACCCCTGCAGGTACCGATCTGGAATATGAGTTTGTACCTAGTAGAAAGATCATTTGTGATGATGGGGATGTCTCCACACCGGGTGTTCATATGCTGGGGGGGCAAATTTCTTTCTTCCCGGATTCTGAAAGTATTAACGGCACCCTGGTCTTTGATGGTTCTCTGGTACCCCCCTGCGGGCTATTAAAAGAGCCTGTGGTTATGAAGGTGGACAAGGGGAGAGTGGTTGAAATTAGCGGGGGCCAGCAGGCTATGGAATTTAAAGCCTGGCTGGAGAGTTTTGACGATCCCAATATGTTCCGAGTGGCCCATGGCTGCTACGGTTTCAACCCCGGTGCGAAACTAACCGGCAATATTTTGGAGGATGAAAGGGTATGGGGCTGTACGGAATGGGGCCTAGGTTACCTCAGCGCTGAAGATGGTCCGCCGGATGGCATTAACGCAAAGTCCCACTGTGATGGCATTTGCCTCAATTCCTCAGTTTGGCTGGATGGAGAACAAATCATGGATAAGGGTGCTATCGTTCACCCGGAATTAAAAGAAATGGCTGAAAGAATAAAGAAATAA
- a CDS encoding DUF917 domain-containing protein: MKKLSKQDLYDILYGCTILGTGGGGALQEGLTMIDDALDRGKEFILVDLSEVPDDAYIATPYMCGAISPLTEEEERKYVGLAVLDEEPSLRAFRAMEEYMGKEFYGVVSTELGGGNTAKAFYVGAMAGKYIIDADPAGRSVPELQHSTYYINNLPIAPMAVANEFGDVVILKEVANDLRAEALVRAMAVVSKNSIGVVDHPASAKDLRKAVIPGAITYALKLGQAYREAREENNDLAEALCKAGKGYLLFKGTVKDFGWDTIDGFTVGETYLEGTGDYTGSTYKIWYKNEHIIAWRNGEVDVTVPDLICMVCEDNKEPVTNPNYQIGMNVAVFALPAPAEWRTEKGLDCFGPKHFGYNIEYLPVEKKIG; this comes from the coding sequence ATGAAAAAATTAAGCAAACAGGATTTGTATGATATATTATATGGGTGCACGATTCTTGGCACCGGTGGCGGTGGAGCTTTGCAAGAAGGTCTGACTATGATTGACGACGCTCTGGACAGGGGCAAGGAATTTATCCTGGTGGATCTGTCTGAAGTGCCTGATGATGCCTATATTGCCACACCCTATATGTGTGGTGCCATCTCTCCCCTTACTGAAGAAGAAGAGCGTAAGTATGTAGGGCTGGCTGTGTTGGATGAGGAACCTTCCCTAAGGGCCTTTAGGGCAATGGAAGAATATATGGGCAAGGAGTTTTACGGTGTGGTCTCCACGGAATTAGGTGGTGGCAATACGGCTAAGGCCTTTTATGTAGGGGCTATGGCAGGAAAATATATTATTGATGCAGATCCCGCCGGTCGATCCGTTCCGGAGTTACAGCATTCTACCTACTATATTAACAATTTACCCATCGCACCAATGGCTGTGGCCAATGAATTTGGTGATGTAGTTATCCTCAAAGAAGTGGCGAATGACCTTCGGGCAGAAGCTTTAGTTCGGGCCATGGCAGTGGTCAGCAAAAACTCCATTGGTGTGGTGGATCACCCTGCTTCTGCTAAAGACCTAAGAAAGGCTGTAATTCCCGGGGCCATTACCTATGCTTTGAAATTGGGTCAAGCCTACCGAGAAGCAAGGGAGGAAAACAATGACCTGGCAGAGGCATTGTGCAAAGCTGGCAAGGGCTACCTGCTCTTTAAGGGAACCGTTAAAGATTTTGGTTGGGATACCATAGATGGTTTCACAGTGGGGGAGACCTATTTGGAAGGTACAGGTGATTATACAGGCTCCACCTATAAAATATGGTATAAAAACGAACACATTATTGCCTGGCGAAATGGGGAAGTGGATGTAACCGTGCCGGACCTCATCTGCATGGTTTGCGAGGATAACAAGGAACCTGTTACCAATCCCAATTATCAGATAGGCATGAATGTTGCGGTCTTTGCTCTGCCCGCTCCGGCGGAGTGGCGGACAGAGAAGGGACTGGACTGTTTTGGACCCAAGCATTTTGGCTATAATATTGAGTATTTGCCGGTGGAGAAAAAAATTGGCTAA
- a CDS encoding aminopeptidase produces the protein MIKTEEIRSGVVSMFKVNMGLKTGEKVLIVNDVPRPEEWQMNYGEISDMATRSLFARKVYDIAREEFTGNQIDYMVFPSTGQSGKEPSQDVAERFLEYDVIILLTSHSLSHTNTRERATQRGARVASMPGIEYAMFLADGPMAVDYEEIRRETETIAAMLTKAKTARVTTDLGTDLTFSIENREGGPDSGIYDVKGEWGNLPGGEAFTAPVEGTANGKLVVPKGWYPGLEEDMVLEFKDGYVVSLQGGGKVGEEFTKLFSFGDESFKHRRNCAELGIGTNPKAKKPDNVLEAEKIKGTIHIAVGDSSHMGGVTESDLHEDFVLPHPRLYLDGALVIGK, from the coding sequence ATGATCAAAACAGAAGAAATTAGATCTGGCGTAGTTTCCATGTTCAAAGTGAACATGGGACTCAAGACAGGAGAAAAGGTTCTGATTGTTAATGATGTACCTAGACCTGAAGAATGGCAAATGAACTATGGGGAGATCAGTGATATGGCCACAAGATCTCTTTTTGCCAGAAAGGTCTATGATATTGCCCGGGAAGAATTTACAGGCAACCAAATTGATTACATGGTTTTCCCCTCCACAGGACAAAGCGGCAAAGAACCCTCACAGGATGTGGCCGAGAGGTTCTTGGAGTATGATGTTATTATCCTATTGACCAGCCATTCTCTATCCCACACCAATACCCGGGAAAGGGCAACCCAAAGGGGTGCCAGGGTTGCCAGTATGCCGGGCATTGAGTATGCCATGTTTCTTGCGGATGGTCCAATGGCGGTGGATTACGAAGAAATACGTAGGGAAACAGAAACCATTGCAGCCATGCTGACCAAAGCCAAGACAGCCAGGGTGACTACGGACCTGGGAACGGACTTGACTTTTAGTATTGAAAACCGAGAAGGAGGGCCCGATTCAGGGATCTATGATGTAAAAGGGGAGTGGGGTAACCTGCCCGGCGGCGAGGCCTTTACTGCCCCGGTGGAAGGCACTGCCAACGGCAAACTCGTCGTACCCAAGGGATGGTATCCTGGCCTGGAAGAGGATATGGTTCTGGAATTTAAGGACGGCTATGTGGTATCCCTGCAGGGTGGCGGCAAAGTTGGGGAGGAATTTACTAAGCTCTTCTCCTTTGGCGATGAGAGTTTTAAGCACCGGAGAAATTGTGCGGAACTGGGTATTGGTACCAATCCCAAGGCTAAGAAACCAGATAATGTTCTGGAAGCGGAAAAAATTAAAGGAACTATCCATATAGCTGTTGGAGATAGCTCACATATGGGCGGTGTTACAGAGTCCGATTTGCATGAAGATTTTGTTCTCCCTCATCCCCGGCTGTATTTAGATGGAGCGCTTGTTATAGGTAAATAA